The Streptomyces sp. NBC_01268 genome segment GCTCGCCTCGGTCGGCACCGGCCGCGCCCCCGGCGAGCACGGGCTCCCCGGCTACACCGTGCGCAACCCGCAGACCGGCGAGCTGATGAACCAGCTCCGCTGGAAGCCCTGGACCCCACCGCGCGTCTGGCAGCCGTACCCCACGGTCTTCCAGCTCGCCCACGAGGCCGGGATCCACACCGCGCAGGTCTCCTCGCCGATATTCCAGGACACCCCGCTCACCAAGATCGCGCTGAGCGGCGGAACGTTTCACGGCAGGCTCTCCGGCGAGGAGCGGATGGACTTCGCCGCCGAGCAGCTGGCCGCCGGCGACCGCTCCCTCGTCTACACGTACTACAGCGAGCTCGACGGCGCCGGACACCGCTTCGGCATCGACTCCGACGCCTGGCGCGGCCAGCTGATGTTCGTCGACCGACTCGTCCAGCGCCTCGCCGAGCAGCTGCCGCCGCGCTCCGCGCTCTACGTCACGGCGGACCACGGCATGGTCGACATCCCCTTCGACGAGGACCACCGGATCGACTTCGACGAGGACTGGGAGCTGCGCGCCGGCGTCGCCCTCCTCGGCGGCGAGGGCCGCGCCCGGCACGTCTACGCGGTCCCCGGGGCCGAGTCCGACGTCCTCACCTGCTGGAGCGAGGTCCTCGGCGACCGGTTCTGGGTGGCGGGCCGGGACGAGGCGATCGCGCTCGGCTGGTTCGGAGACCAGGTCGACGCGCGGGTCCGCGGGCGCATCGGCGACGTCGTCGCCGCGGCCCAGGACGACCTCGCCATCACGGCCTCCGTCAACGAGCCGAACGAGTCTGCCATGGTGGGCATGCACGGTTCGATGACCGCGGCCGAGCAACTCGTGCCGCTGCTGGAAGTACGCTCCTGAGGCCTCGGCCACGCGCCTTCCGCCCCCTCGTCCCGTCCCCGCCCGCACCGTCCCCCC includes the following:
- a CDS encoding alkaline phosphatase family protein — encoded protein: MVQPTAVAQGWPDEPVPLDPATAPLPEYGSGSLADLLPTLVSGQGVPGCEPRIAELAPADRNCVFLIDGLGWEQIKAHPDEAPYLTSLLGSSRGGTGRPLTAGFPATTATSLASVGTGRAPGEHGLPGYTVRNPQTGELMNQLRWKPWTPPRVWQPYPTVFQLAHEAGIHTAQVSSPIFQDTPLTKIALSGGTFHGRLSGEERMDFAAEQLAAGDRSLVYTYYSELDGAGHRFGIDSDAWRGQLMFVDRLVQRLAEQLPPRSALYVTADHGMVDIPFDEDHRIDFDEDWELRAGVALLGGEGRARHVYAVPGAESDVLTCWSEVLGDRFWVAGRDEAIALGWFGDQVDARVRGRIGDVVAAAQDDLAITASVNEPNESAMVGMHGSMTAAEQLVPLLEVRS